The Fortiea contorta PCC 7126 genome has a segment encoding these proteins:
- a CDS encoding Npun_R2821/Npun_R2822 family protein — protein MTNGIYTLANDYVYHQLVALLNSIEVNAGEDVPVCVIAYNDQIEQIRAEVASRKNVTILENPEIFTRWEEFSYQVWKSHPTAIQTWQEQGIKKFYRVGENRRYCAFDPDSLFEKFIYFDADTLVMQPINFIFDQLEHDDFVVYDFQYQDPSHIYNLSSPQLLQVFSQKQIDSDIFCSGFYASKRGIFPPEQREWLLSQLRNGESDFLYMGAPNQSVLNYMRMKTNTSFYNFGRNLPTDKATGCAVTSTHFENRNHILYDKGNRLTYLHYIGLSSKIFNRVCAGENIDFPYRDIFLHYRYLHEPENRPNFTTKPKAYNAPPSLGTRILRKLGLSNQARVAK, from the coding sequence ATGACAAATGGAATCTATACCCTGGCGAATGATTATGTCTACCACCAACTTGTGGCGTTACTTAATAGTATAGAAGTTAATGCTGGTGAAGATGTACCTGTGTGTGTTATCGCTTATAACGACCAAATAGAGCAGATTCGTGCAGAAGTAGCATCTAGAAAAAATGTCACTATCTTAGAAAATCCAGAAATTTTTACTCGTTGGGAAGAGTTTTCTTACCAAGTCTGGAAATCACACCCAACTGCAATTCAAACTTGGCAAGAGCAAGGAATTAAGAAGTTTTATCGAGTGGGAGAAAATCGTCGTTATTGTGCTTTTGATCCAGATAGTTTATTTGAAAAATTTATTTATTTTGATGCTGACACTTTAGTCATGCAGCCAATCAATTTCATTTTCGATCAATTAGAACATGACGATTTTGTAGTTTACGACTTTCAATATCAAGACCCTTCTCATATCTATAATTTATCATCTCCTCAGTTATTACAAGTATTTAGCCAAAAACAGATTGATTCTGATATTTTCTGCTCAGGATTTTATGCATCTAAGCGGGGAATATTTCCTCCAGAACAGAGAGAATGGTTGTTATCTCAATTAAGAAATGGAGAATCAGATTTCTTGTATATGGGTGCTCCCAATCAATCTGTTCTTAATTATATGCGGATGAAAACAAATACCTCTTTTTATAATTTTGGACGCAATTTACCTACCGACAAAGCTACTGGATGTGCAGTCACTTCCACGCATTTTGAAAACCGGAATCATATTCTCTACGACAAGGGAAATAGACTAACTTATCTGCATTATATTGGGCTATCTTCTAAGATTTTTAATCGAGTTTGTGCAGGTGAAAATATCGACTTTCCCTATCGAGATATTTTCTTGCATTACCGCTATTTACATGAGCCAGAAAATAGACCAAACTTTACCACTAAACCCAAAGCTTATAATGCTCCACCCAGTTTAGGGACAAGAATTTTAAGAAAGCTAGGATTATCTAATCAAGCGAGGGTTGCTAAATGA
- a CDS encoding Gfo/Idh/MocA family protein, translated as MTKIKIAVIGVGRWGVHLLRNFLAHPQVSVAAVIDPHPERLAQVKRLFHLDENVTLATEWQAIKQVPELKAVAIATPATTHYALIKDSLEWGYHVLAEKPLTLDPAECQELCQLAAQQHLMLMVDHTYLFHPAVNRGQAVVQAGKLGDLRYGYATRTHLGPVRQDVDALWDLAIHDIAIFNNWLGQIPTKVQATGRVWLQGGGEKDLADLVWVTLIYPDNFQAYIHLCWLNPDKQRRLAVVGSRGSLIFDEMLTSSPLTFISGELERQGNQFLPVNQQQEVLEITQSEALQQVCDRFINCVITNTPPVISSGWVGTQLVQILTALTVSLNQGGQIVNV; from the coding sequence ATGACTAAAATCAAAATTGCTGTCATCGGGGTGGGACGTTGGGGAGTGCATTTGCTGCGAAATTTTTTAGCACATCCCCAGGTAAGTGTAGCGGCGGTCATCGATCCGCATCCGGAAAGGTTGGCACAGGTAAAGCGACTATTTCATTTAGATGAGAATGTAACATTAGCAACTGAGTGGCAAGCTATCAAGCAAGTACCAGAGTTGAAAGCTGTGGCGATCGCTACTCCTGCTACCACCCACTATGCCTTAATTAAGGACTCTCTTGAGTGGGGATATCATGTTTTGGCGGAAAAACCTCTAACTCTAGACCCAGCAGAATGTCAAGAACTGTGTCAGTTAGCAGCGCAACAGCACTTAATGTTAATGGTTGACCATACCTATTTATTTCACCCAGCGGTCAATCGAGGACAAGCCGTAGTACAGGCGGGTAAATTAGGTGATTTGCGCTATGGCTACGCTACCCGCACCCACTTAGGGCCTGTACGTCAGGATGTTGATGCGCTCTGGGATCTAGCGATTCATGATATTGCAATTTTTAACAACTGGTTGGGTCAAATACCCACGAAAGTGCAAGCCACGGGTAGGGTGTGGCTACAGGGAGGTGGGGAAAAAGACTTGGCGGATTTAGTTTGGGTAACGCTGATATACCCAGATAACTTTCAAGCGTATATTCACTTGTGCTGGCTGAATCCCGATAAACAGCGCCGACTGGCGGTAGTAGGTAGTCGTGGTAGCTTGATTTTTGATGAAATGTTGACCTCATCGCCTTTGACTTTCATCTCTGGTGAGTTGGAACGCCAAGGAAATCAATTTTTACCAGTCAATCAACAACAAGAAGTATTAGAAATTACTCAGAGCGAAGCACTACAACAAGTGTGCGATCGCTTTATTAATTGTGTGATCACAAATACTCCCCCAGTGATTTCATCTGGCTGGGTAGGTACGCAGTTAGTGCAAATTCTCACGGCTCTAACAGTATCGCTGAATCAAGGCGGGCAAATTGTTAACGTATAA
- a CDS encoding glycosyltransferase family 10 domain-containing protein, protein MNRKIVGMISSYRDLEKRADWLWQQTPHEFGIWQNIQMLGMAAKPDFLLMYQFDFPKPHPQKSWLNSFRQKQQQPELDIHSLLRGVSKERIIYLLREPPLDEVIENHHRTYQQAQKYCGYVSGPDDFAPHPEYMPAIWYHSNSFQDLNEMRPPKKVAACSWITSGISRTANHRQRLDFLQSLQNSGIPFDLYGRDLPTWAHRNGELSNKWYGMAPYYYNLSIENYANNNWYVSEKLWDALLAWCLPIYYGGSAADKLLPSGSFLRLPSLDEKGIAYIRDVTANPDAWYAAKDAIAEARQVILHKLNLLNWLSNFVENNA, encoded by the coding sequence ATGAATAGAAAAATTGTAGGGATGATTAGCAGCTATCGAGATTTAGAAAAAAGAGCCGATTGGTTATGGCAACAAACACCACATGAATTTGGTATATGGCAAAATATTCAAATGTTGGGAATGGCTGCGAAACCTGATTTTCTGCTCATGTATCAGTTTGATTTTCCCAAGCCTCATCCGCAAAAATCCTGGTTAAATAGTTTTCGCCAAAAACAACAGCAACCAGAGCTAGATATTCATTCTCTTTTACGCGGAGTCAGCAAAGAAAGAATAATTTATTTATTACGAGAACCACCACTAGATGAAGTTATAGAAAACCATCACCGAACTTACCAACAAGCTCAGAAATATTGTGGTTATGTTTCCGGTCCCGATGATTTTGCACCTCATCCCGAATATATGCCCGCTATTTGGTATCATAGCAATTCATTTCAAGACTTAAATGAAATGCGACCACCTAAAAAAGTTGCTGCTTGTAGTTGGATTACCTCTGGTATTAGTCGCACCGCTAACCATCGTCAGCGATTAGACTTTTTACAGTCCTTACAAAATAGTGGTATTCCCTTTGATTTGTACGGGCGCGATTTACCAACATGGGCACACAGAAATGGTGAATTAAGTAATAAATGGTATGGTATGGCACCGTATTATTACAACCTTTCAATTGAGAACTATGCTAACAATAATTGGTATGTCAGCGAAAAACTTTGGGATGCCTTACTAGCATGGTGCTTACCAATATACTATGGTGGATCTGCGGCTGATAAATTATTACCAAGTGGTAGTTTTTTAAGATTACCAAGTTTAGATGAAAAAGGTATCGCCTACATTCGAGATGTTACCGCTAATCCTGATGCTTGGTATGCTGCTAAAGACGCTATAGCCGAAGCTCGTCAGGTGATTTTACACAAATTAAACTTGCTGAATTGGCTATCAAATTTTGTAGAAAACAATGCTTAA
- a CDS encoding RibD family protein, giving the protein MMQHRPQTTVVLAMSADGKIADVRRGPARFGSKADKAHLETQIAASDAVLFGAGTLRAYGTTLTVSHPQLVQQRIQEGKPAQPVHIVITHSALFAPEVRFFQQPVERWLLTTTKGKLVATAGFDQIMVWETPTGEVDISAALQHLLTLGITRLTVLGGGELVAAMLELDLIDELWLTVCPLILGGASAPTPVGGQGFSPEIAPQLQLLEVQTVDQEVFLRYRLQRPID; this is encoded by the coding sequence ATGATGCAACATCGTCCCCAGACTACAGTAGTTTTGGCTATGAGTGCAGATGGCAAGATAGCAGATGTGAGGCGTGGGCCTGCTCGATTTGGCTCAAAGGCCGATAAAGCACACCTGGAAACACAAATTGCTGCCTCAGATGCCGTTCTTTTCGGCGCTGGTACTCTCCGTGCTTACGGTACAACACTAACGGTATCACATCCCCAACTGGTGCAACAGCGCATCCAGGAGGGCAAGCCTGCCCAACCAGTTCATATAGTGATTACGCATTCTGCTCTCTTCGCTCCGGAAGTTCGCTTTTTTCAACAACCAGTCGAGCGTTGGTTGCTGACGACGACGAAAGGAAAGTTGGTTGCGACTGCAGGATTTGACCAGATTATGGTTTGGGAAACACCAACAGGTGAAGTTGACATCAGCGCTGCTTTGCAACATTTGCTAACCCTAGGTATAACACGCTTAACGGTGTTGGGCGGCGGTGAGTTAGTAGCTGCAATGCTGGAATTAGATTTAATCGATGAGTTGTGGTTGACTGTTTGTCCGTTGATTTTAGGTGGTGCGAGTGCACCTACACCGGTTGGAGGTCAAGGATTTTCACCGGAAATAGCTCCTCAGTTGCAGTTGCTGGAGGTGCAGACAGTTGATCAAGAAGTCTTTCTGCGCTATCGGCTGCAACGACCGATAGATTAG
- a CDS encoding GNAT family N-acetyltransferase, whose protein sequence is MVKQIQPRYSSVWINKIAEIPQTAWDNLAMPLKTPFLEWAWLNNLETSHSATAKTGWLPNHLTLWRDRTLIAAAPLYVKGHSAGEFVFDHQWANLAERIGVEYYPKMLGMTPFTPAEGYRFLIADGEDEEAITALMVHEIDSFCTKNCISGCHFLYVDPQWRPLLEKQGFTSWLHHSYIWENKSFANFDDYLQVFNANQRRNIKRERKAVEKAGLRLQPLTGEEIPQALFPLMYQFYADTCDKFGWWGSKYLTKRFFQQLYNDYRHRVLFVAAYSEQDDSHPLGMSFCLFKGDKLYGRYWGSFQEIDCLHFDACYYAPIEWAIAHNIQIFDPGAGGRHKKRRGFPATANHSLHRFYNGRLAQILNPYIQEVNQLEQQEIAEINQQLPFSQQS, encoded by the coding sequence ATGGTAAAACAAATTCAACCCCGCTACTCTAGTGTTTGGATCAACAAAATTGCAGAAATTCCCCAAACTGCATGGGATAATTTGGCAATGCCTCTCAAAACCCCTTTTTTAGAATGGGCGTGGCTGAATAATCTGGAAACTTCCCATAGTGCTACGGCTAAAACTGGTTGGTTACCGAATCATTTAACGCTGTGGCGAGACAGAACATTGATTGCGGCGGCCCCTCTTTACGTCAAAGGACATAGTGCTGGGGAGTTTGTGTTTGATCACCAGTGGGCAAATTTAGCTGAACGGATTGGGGTTGAGTATTACCCAAAAATGCTGGGAATGACGCCGTTTACTCCGGCGGAAGGCTATCGATTTTTAATTGCAGATGGGGAGGATGAAGAGGCAATCACGGCGTTAATGGTACATGAAATTGATTCTTTTTGCACCAAAAATTGCATTTCTGGATGTCATTTTCTCTATGTTGATCCGCAATGGCGACCTTTGCTAGAAAAACAAGGTTTTACGAGTTGGTTACACCACAGTTACATCTGGGAGAACAAAAGCTTTGCAAATTTTGATGATTATTTGCAAGTATTCAATGCTAATCAACGCCGCAATATTAAACGGGAAAGGAAGGCTGTAGAAAAGGCGGGTTTACGACTGCAACCTTTGACTGGTGAGGAGATTCCCCAGGCACTGTTTCCTTTGATGTACCAGTTTTATGCTGATACTTGTGATAAGTTTGGTTGGTGGGGGAGTAAATATCTAACAAAACGCTTTTTTCAACAGTTATACAACGATTATCGCCATCGAGTTTTGTTTGTGGCTGCATATAGTGAGCAAGATGATAGTCATCCTTTGGGAATGTCTTTTTGTTTATTTAAGGGTGATAAACTATATGGGCGCTATTGGGGCAGTTTCCAAGAAATAGACTGTTTACATTTTGATGCTTGTTATTATGCACCTATTGAGTGGGCGATCGCTCACAATATACAAATTTTTGATCCTGGTGCTGGTGGGCGGCACAAAAAGCGTCGCGGTTTCCCGGCTACAGCTAATCACAGTCTCCACCGCTTTTATAATGGTCGTTTAGCGCAGATTTTAAATCCTTATATTCAGGAAGTAAATCAATTAGAACAGCAAGAAATTGCAGAGATTAATCAGCAGTTACCGTTTAGTCAACAAAGTTAA
- a CDS encoding Npun_R2821/Npun_R2822 family protein → MNRGIYIIANDKVIDQAIALLNSIRLYDVNTPVVMIPYDDNYHHIADLLNTYYGVQVYADLDFIERLSQKLHATFGGQFFARPNQFRKQACWFGKFDEFLYIDTDIVVFEKIIDNLNHLRHSDFICCDYQHLGGIKNVFNPQVLKEQVFTETEIKDIFNGGFWGSKKNLISEEDLYTTFAECANHPEYFDFSEKTSDQPIINYMLLKRVPRRFNIIRREGKAPGNWAGTPHFQTHNHLLFDTTVNQSLQYLHWAGIRIQPGCPYWEIWEYYRNLHPAIPLMDIPATANKTLWERNLASIKNKLRRLNTSL, encoded by the coding sequence ATGAATCGGGGAATTTATATCATTGCTAATGATAAAGTCATCGATCAAGCGATCGCTCTCCTAAACAGCATTCGCTTGTATGATGTAAACACACCAGTTGTGATGATTCCGTATGATGACAATTATCATCATATAGCAGACCTACTCAACACATATTATGGTGTTCAAGTCTATGCAGATTTAGATTTTATTGAACGCCTTTCGCAAAAACTACATGCAACCTTTGGTGGTCAATTTTTCGCTCGTCCTAACCAATTTCGCAAACAAGCTTGTTGGTTTGGAAAATTCGATGAATTTTTGTATATTGACACAGATATTGTTGTGTTTGAGAAAATAATCGATAATCTCAATCACCTGCGTCACTCCGATTTTATTTGTTGTGATTATCAACATTTGGGCGGTATTAAAAATGTTTTTAATCCACAAGTATTAAAAGAGCAAGTTTTCACAGAAACTGAAATAAAAGATATTTTTAACGGAGGTTTTTGGGGTTCTAAAAAGAATTTAATCTCGGAAGAAGACTTGTACACAACCTTTGCTGAGTGCGCGAACCATCCAGAATACTTTGATTTTTCTGAAAAAACTTCTGACCAACCAATCATTAATTATATGCTACTCAAGCGAGTTCCACGTCGCTTTAACATTATCCGCAGAGAGGGTAAAGCCCCTGGAAATTGGGCGGGAACTCCCCATTTTCAAACTCATAATCATTTGTTGTTCGACACCACGGTTAATCAATCTCTACAATACCTCCACTGGGCGGGTATTCGCATTCAACCAGGTTGTCCGTACTGGGAAATTTGGGAATATTATCGAAATTTGCATCCAGCAATACCACTAATGGATATTCCAGCAACCGCAAATAAAACTCTATGGGAGCGAAATCTAGCAAGCATAAAAAATAAATTGCGGCGGCTAAACACTAGCTTATAG
- the rnc gene encoding ribonuclease III — protein sequence MSLVYPRRQRQLESLVKKLGLPQAAPIKWQLLDLALTHPTVSESANYEQLEFVGDAVVRLVAAVMLWEHYPDCPVGDFAAIRSVLVSDRILAQLAREYGWELYLLVAGSATADKIGQESRLADAFEAVLGALYLSTNNLDLIRPWLDPHFKKLAAEIRLDPARLNYKAALQEWTQAQFKVLPEYRVVEIGQPHRNQERFVAEVWLHDKQLGQGKGRSIKAAEQAAAKVAFLSIMPQQ from the coding sequence ATGTCTCTTGTTTATCCACGCCGTCAGCGACAACTAGAAAGTTTAGTCAAAAAATTAGGTCTGCCGCAAGCAGCACCGATTAAATGGCAATTATTGGATTTGGCTTTGACTCATCCGACAGTTTCTGAGTCAGCAAATTATGAACAACTGGAGTTTGTGGGTGATGCGGTGGTGCGGCTAGTTGCGGCCGTGATGTTGTGGGAACATTATCCAGACTGTCCGGTGGGGGATTTTGCGGCGATTCGTTCGGTGTTGGTGAGCGATCGCATCCTCGCCCAATTGGCTAGAGAATATGGATGGGAACTATATTTATTAGTTGCTGGTAGCGCTACGGCTGATAAAATTGGTCAGGAATCACGACTAGCGGATGCTTTTGAAGCTGTGCTGGGTGCGCTTTATCTCAGTACTAACAACCTGGATTTGATCCGTCCTTGGCTAGACCCCCACTTTAAAAAACTAGCAGCCGAAATCCGTCTAGATCCAGCCAGACTCAACTACAAAGCTGCTTTACAAGAATGGACTCAAGCCCAATTTAAAGTTTTACCAGAATATCGAGTTGTCGAAATCGGTCAACCGCACCGTAATCAAGAACGTTTTGTCGCCGAGGTTTGGTTACACGACAAACAGCTTGGTCAAGGTAAAGGAAGATCAATCAAAGCTGCAGAACAAGCTGCGGCAAAAGTAGCTTTTTTATCAATTATGCCTCAGCAATAA
- a CDS encoding ABC1 kinase family protein — MGQYQPALLRRYNPDDIARHYRYRPWQIWGRLLRIIWSFAGFILSLKFDEWQNQVEQNKKQRATQLRELLTRLGPTFIKVGQALSTRPDLIRKDFLEELIKLQDQLPAFDNVLAYQIIETELARPVAEMFSELSPNPVAAASLGQVYRGRLVSGEEVAVKVQRPNLRPVLTRDLYLMRWVASWLAPWLPLNLGHDLTLIVDEFGTKLFEEIDYINEGRNAEQFAHNFRNDPRVKVPSIYWRYTNSRVLTLEWIHGFKLTDTQSIRAAGLDPEEIIKIGVTSGLQQLLEHGFFHADPHPGNLFAMPDGRMAYIDFGMMDQLEETTKETLVDALVHVVNKDYNDLAADFVNLGFLTPDINISPIVPALEAVLGNAIGKNVGDFNFKTITDQFSELMYEYPFRVPAKFALIIRSLVTQEGIALSLNPNFKIVEVGYPYIARRLLTGESAELKRRLLNVLFKDGKFQWQRLENLIAIARTDGSFDVLPTAQMGLQFLLSAEGQFFRQQLVLALTEDDRLHTAEVQRLWNLVKDDIQPNRLLNVAIAMLTDLSREGAAAILPKATSFMPFSGNQSPDKN; from the coding sequence GTGGGTCAGTATCAACCAGCTCTGCTCAGGCGCTATAATCCAGACGACATCGCTCGCCACTACCGTTACCGTCCTTGGCAAATTTGGGGACGGCTGCTAAGGATTATCTGGTCTTTTGCTGGATTTATTCTTAGTCTCAAGTTCGACGAATGGCAAAATCAAGTTGAGCAAAACAAGAAGCAACGCGCTACCCAGTTGCGAGAACTTCTCACCCGTCTTGGCCCTACTTTTATTAAAGTTGGTCAAGCTTTATCGACCAGGCCTGACCTGATCCGCAAAGACTTTTTAGAAGAACTGATCAAGCTTCAAGATCAGTTACCAGCTTTTGATAACGTACTTGCTTACCAAATCATCGAAACTGAACTAGCGCGCCCAGTGGCTGAGATGTTCAGCGAACTTTCACCGAATCCGGTAGCAGCGGCTAGTTTAGGTCAAGTCTACCGTGGTCGTCTAGTTAGCGGTGAAGAAGTGGCGGTGAAAGTACAGCGCCCCAACTTGCGCCCAGTACTCACACGCGATCTATATTTGATGCGTTGGGTGGCAAGTTGGCTAGCTCCTTGGCTACCCCTCAACCTTGGTCACGACCTCACCCTGATTGTAGATGAGTTCGGCACAAAGTTATTTGAAGAAATTGATTACATCAATGAGGGTCGCAACGCCGAGCAATTTGCTCACAACTTCCGCAATGACCCCCGCGTCAAGGTTCCCAGCATTTACTGGCGTTATACCAATAGTCGGGTTTTAACCCTGGAATGGATTCATGGCTTCAAACTCACGGATACTCAAAGCATTCGGGCTGCAGGTTTAGACCCAGAAGAAATCATCAAAATTGGCGTCACCTCAGGTCTACAGCAACTATTAGAACACGGTTTCTTCCATGCTGACCCCCATCCAGGGAATTTATTTGCCATGCCTGATGGGCGGATGGCGTATATTGACTTTGGGATGATGGATCAACTCGAAGAAACCACCAAAGAAACATTGGTGGATGCGTTAGTACATGTGGTCAATAAAGACTACAACGACTTAGCTGCAGACTTTGTGAACTTAGGCTTCTTGACTCCAGACATCAATATCAGTCCCATTGTGCCAGCACTAGAGGCAGTTTTAGGAAATGCTATTGGTAAAAACGTCGGGGATTTTAACTTCAAAACAATTACCGATCAATTTTCGGAATTGATGTATGAATATCCTTTCCGAGTTCCCGCCAAGTTCGCGTTGATTATCCGTTCCTTAGTCACCCAAGAAGGTATTGCTTTAAGCCTCAACCCAAATTTCAAAATTGTTGAGGTTGGTTATCCTTACATTGCGAGGCGATTGCTGACTGGGGAATCAGCCGAATTAAAGCGCCGATTACTGAATGTGTTGTTTAAAGATGGTAAATTCCAGTGGCAACGGTTAGAAAATTTAATAGCGATCGCTCGTACTGATGGTAGCTTCGATGTATTACCGACAGCGCAGATGGGATTGCAATTCCTGTTGTCAGCAGAAGGTCAATTTTTCCGCCAACAACTAGTACTAGCGCTGACCGAAGATGACCGCCTTCATACCGCAGAAGTCCAACGTTTGTGGAACCTAGTAAAAGACGACATACAACCTAATCGGTTATTAAATGTAGCGATCGCCATGCTAACAGATTTATCTAGGGAAGGTGCAGCCGCTATCTTACCAAAAGCTACATCTTTTATGCCTTTTAGCGGCAATCAATCGCCAGATAAAAACTAA
- a CDS encoding sensor histidine kinase, with protein MAKTRQSSFRRILLTRILLLFVPVLFIGEIVALNKARSSLLQTARQNLTESAAIKAEKIEDAIATLKTSLFLLSQTNSIQSGSEAQAQEMMTQLASNLPTHDVECIQLTNLQTGEIAASSCGDKAIGQLNLPLPNQGVEIATILPPKAGVTGQREPQNQLRLLLSVLVPHRVDKVPYALSLRTTLHQKAHTQPGSLTGSLAVITEDGTILAHPLPERVGNNIRQYPYAAQLEKIIKNAIAGQKYTIDFSLQPGQDLIAGYTAIANPTKTQPQQKWVVFAVTSVNNALFGLEEFKLILIVLTVGLIGASLFASLYLAPYLAGPVEELRDYALNIYNHHTVQPVPHNFKIRELNQLAQALDQMVERLKAWAEELEIAWKEAKTANQIKSQFLATTSHELRNPLNIIINCVRLVHDGLCDNREEEMEFLKRADETAIHLLGIINDLLDISKIEAGKLSVVLEPVDLRQILLEVVNIQSVNVQQKGLQLKIELGSDPIPVKADAAKLKQVLINIIGNATKFTDKGSITVACEVQYIQEKSQVVVDIVDTGIGIDPAQQHKLFRPFVMVDGATTRKFEGTGLGLAISRNLIELMGGSITLKSAGHEQGTTVTIILPLIDISLLSPPIGKDLENRSVSSANEGKININSYPRLREEPLLDSNQLDGDKHELSLRGETHEVSIVKQKNALPSFPAGEAFASGER; from the coding sequence ATGGCTAAAACCCGCCAATCATCTTTTAGGCGTATTTTATTAACGAGAATATTGCTGCTGTTTGTGCCAGTTTTATTCATAGGGGAAATTGTCGCCCTGAATAAAGCACGGTCTAGCCTGTTGCAAACTGCCAGACAAAATTTAACAGAAAGTGCGGCGATCAAAGCTGAGAAAATTGAAGATGCGATCGCTACCCTCAAAACCAGCTTGTTCCTCCTGAGTCAAACCAACTCGATTCAGTCCGGTTCAGAGGCGCAAGCTCAAGAAATGATGACCCAGCTAGCCTCAAACCTGCCAACTCATGACGTAGAGTGCATCCAGCTGACAAATCTGCAAACTGGTGAAATCGCTGCTAGTAGCTGCGGTGACAAAGCAATTGGTCAGTTGAATTTACCTTTGCCTAATCAAGGAGTAGAAATCGCTACAATTTTGCCGCCAAAAGCGGGAGTTACAGGTCAAAGAGAGCCACAAAATCAACTACGATTACTTCTATCTGTATTAGTTCCCCATCGCGTAGACAAAGTGCCCTATGCTCTAAGTCTGCGGACAACACTGCACCAAAAAGCCCATACTCAACCGGGTTCTCTCACAGGCTCCCTCGCAGTGATTACCGAGGATGGCACCATCTTAGCCCATCCCTTACCAGAAAGAGTGGGTAACAATATCAGACAGTACCCCTATGCTGCTCAACTGGAAAAAATTATTAAAAATGCGATCGCTGGGCAAAAATACACTATAGATTTCTCCCTACAACCAGGACAAGACTTAATAGCTGGTTATACAGCCATTGCTAACCCCACAAAAACACAGCCCCAGCAAAAATGGGTTGTCTTTGCTGTTACCAGTGTGAATAATGCTCTATTTGGTTTAGAAGAATTTAAACTGATCTTAATAGTCTTGACAGTTGGTTTAATTGGTGCAAGTCTATTTGCTTCATTATATCTAGCTCCTTATCTGGCAGGGCCTGTGGAGGAATTACGAGACTATGCCCTGAATATTTACAACCACCACACCGTCCAGCCTGTTCCCCACAACTTCAAAATCCGGGAATTGAATCAACTAGCACAAGCACTAGACCAAATGGTTGAAAGACTCAAAGCTTGGGCTGAAGAATTAGAAATAGCTTGGAAGGAAGCCAAAACAGCTAATCAGATCAAAAGCCAGTTTTTAGCGACAACTTCCCATGAATTGCGAAACCCACTCAATATTATTATTAACTGTGTTCGTCTAGTCCATGATGGCTTGTGTGACAACCGCGAAGAAGAAATGGAATTCCTCAAGCGTGCTGATGAAACAGCGATTCATTTATTAGGAATTATTAACGATTTACTCGATATTTCTAAAATTGAAGCAGGTAAGCTTTCAGTTGTGTTAGAGCCAGTTGATCTGCGACAAATATTATTAGAAGTGGTGAATATACAATCAGTAAATGTGCAACAAAAAGGGTTGCAGTTGAAAATTGAACTAGGTAGTGACCCAATTCCGGTCAAGGCGGATGCAGCCAAGCTCAAGCAAGTACTAATTAACATTATTGGCAATGCTACCAAGTTCACAGACAAAGGGAGTATTACAGTTGCTTGTGAAGTTCAATATATCCAAGAAAAATCACAAGTAGTCGTTGATATTGTAGACACTGGTATCGGTATTGATCCTGCTCAACAACACAAACTATTTCGCCCCTTTGTCATGGTAGATGGGGCCACCACACGCAAGTTTGAAGGAACAGGATTAGGACTAGCGATTTCACGTAACCTGATCGAACTCATGGGAGGTAGTATCACTCTCAAGAGTGCAGGTCACGAACAAGGAACAACAGTCACGATTATTTTGCCTTTGATTGACATCTCGCTGTTATCTCCTCCAATAGGGAAAGATTTAGAAAATCGCAGTGTTTCCTCTGCAAATGAGGGAAAAATCAATATTAATAGCTACCCCCGACTACGAGAAGAACCATTACTTGACTCCAATCAGTTAGATGGAGACAAGCATGAACTGTCGCTGCGGGGAGAAACTCATGAAGTAAGTATAGTTAAACAAAAAAATGCCCTACCGAGTTTTCCCGCAGGAGAAGCTTTCGCTAGCGGTGAAAGGTAA